One genomic region from Desertibacillus haloalkaliphilus encodes:
- the tsaB gene encoding tRNA (adenosine(37)-N6)-threonylcarbamoyltransferase complex dimerization subunit type 1 TsaB — MKALTIDTSNLVMGVAVTEDDRILGEVITNLKKNHSIRLMPAISDLMKEVNMQPKELDRIIVANGPGSYTGVRIGVTTAKTMAWSLNIPLVGVSSLEVLAQNGRYFNGVISPLFDARRGQVYTGLYKSNQGQVENIENDRIIQLTDWLEMLKQQKDEVLFIGNDLPLHQQLIEEQLQTKAVFASGSQHNPRPSELALIGISRDAIDNVHEFVPEYLRLAEAEAKWLESQQGKVD; from the coding sequence ATGAAAGCACTGACAATTGATACATCTAATTTAGTCATGGGTGTGGCGGTTACAGAGGATGATCGTATATTAGGAGAGGTGATTACGAATTTAAAAAAGAACCATTCGATTCGGTTAATGCCTGCGATCTCCGATTTGATGAAGGAAGTAAATATGCAACCGAAAGAATTAGATCGGATTATTGTTGCAAATGGCCCTGGTTCATACACAGGCGTGCGGATCGGTGTAACAACGGCAAAGACAATGGCTTGGTCCTTAAACATACCGTTAGTCGGTGTTTCTAGCTTAGAGGTCCTTGCCCAAAATGGACGATATTTTAATGGTGTGATCTCACCATTATTTGATGCTCGACGTGGACAAGTTTATACTGGGCTCTACAAATCGAATCAAGGTCAAGTAGAGAATATTGAAAATGACCGTATTATTCAATTAACCGACTGGCTTGAGATGCTCAAGCAGCAAAAGGATGAAGTCTTGTTTATTGGCAATGATCTTCCTCTACACCAGCAGTTAATTGAAGAGCAATTACAGACAAAAGCAGTGTTTGCTTCAGGTAGTCAGCATAACCCGCGTCCAAGCGAATTAGCTTTGATAGGGATTAGCCGTGATGCGATAGACAATGTCCATGAATTTGTACCAGAATATCTCCGTCTAGCAGAAGCAGAGGCAAAATGGCTTGAATCTCAACAAGGTAAGGTTGACTAA